CATCATGATTGCATTTCTTAACTTTTTTCTATTTCTCCCCTGCAGGTCTGGCAATGGGTATCCTAAATTTAGCTATTGTCATACCACAGGTAATTACCTTTATTAATGTTTTTTGTCGGCTTTGGTTCAGTACTATGTGTATATGGAGTCCAGTGCAACTGTGAGCAGTCATAGGGTAATTGGCCTAAACTGATCAGTAGATAATGGATCCAAGTAATCTTACCCAATAACATTTGCTCTAAGTGATAATTGGTTCCAGAACCCAATTTTAAAAATGGTTTATATTCTTAGCATCTTAAAGGCAATAAGAGACGGTTTGAGTTGCAGGTTGAAATGATGTTGGTTGTCTATATCTTTATTTATAGTAGTGTCAGATTACAGATAGAACAGATTTGGTCTTCAGTTAATTGTAACACATGGCAACATAGAAGAACACAAGACAAACAAGAAACCCACGATGATGAAATCACTGTATCCATAAAAAACCTTGCTGTATCCTGGGTTTTTCCTAAAAACCCTTTGttcttaatatattgatacgcagctctcctgcgtgttcgagaaaaaaaatgaaatcactGTATCGTTGAATAATGTAGAAGCAGTGGTGTTGCATTGGCTCTATCTCAACAGAAGTGAATTCCCTATAGGAGAAACTTTCACAAATAGTCTAGGATTTGGATCATAATACAACAGTCTCCACGTAGAGCGAAATTCCTTTCGATAGTAGAAATCATGAGTCGTCATTGACCAACCATGTGCGGCTGAAGTAAGGAATAATCAACGTGTGAGATCATCTTTGTTTTTTCAAAAGCTTCACGTGAAGCCACACTGAGGAGACAATTGGCAAGTCTGAAACCTGGCAACACAAACCAGACGGACACACCAAATTCTTTGAATAATCCACAGTGCCAGCAAAGCCTCAATATGTGCAACTGACCTCTAATTTGAAGTGAAAGCAAATGCTTGATAAATGACGATACACCTGAGTCAGTTGTGAACACCCATACTACAACTGCAGGTGATTTACTTGGCCTATTCATGAAACTGAAGAAGTTCTAAATTCTAATCAGCGAATGTTGAAATCCAATCTTTAGGTTTATATAAAAGTGATCAGGTTTTCATTCCCTGTCTTGCACCACGATTTCCATCAAGAAATCGAACGCTGGATTGCGACCAATGACCATGTTAGCTAAAAATAAGCTAAATTCACAATTAGGATCAACCATCTTATTTGTAGTGTGTATGTTAAAAAAAACTGTGGTCCGCATTGGTACAAATCAAGCCTTGTAAAACTCGTGTGCGTAAGAGAAATCAGAACCATTTACACAGATGTTTAGCATGAGCATAAATTGGCAAACTAGGTTATGGCAAAAAAAAACGGACACTGGCATGTTATTTCCCAGAGTTGAAGCTCGACTGGAGCCAGGATACATGGTGATGCAGCTTTTGCGGATATTGCTGACACTGGCACCTCCTGCAGATTATTGTGTCGCTTGGTAGTGGACCATGGGATGAACTGTTCGGCGGTGGAAATGCGCCTGCTTTTGCGGTGGCAGCCGGTGCATCTTTCATCGGTGGGCTGGTGGCTATTCTGGGGCTTCCACGAGCACGCATTGCATCGTcgaggaggagaggcggcgggaCACACCGATAAGTTGCCTAGCCACCATTGTTACATACATGCTGTGGAGGTGTTGCAAGCAACTTGCAACGATTCTTTGCGGTTGGTCGGGTTGGGCACACATCCAAGTCCTGCACTGCACGCTCATGGGGGTGTCCTTTCCTTTTTGGTGGTTTGCCCTGTTGAGCTATTTTTTGCCTTGTCTCTCCATCATTTGTTGTGCTTTATTTACGTACATGGAAGGAatgtatgtatatgtgtatGTATGTCCAGGAGGTTAATTATAATTGAGTAATAAAAGTTACATGAGTTACGATTTACTGGCAGGGCTGCTGTTGTATGTGTACTCCATACAGAGAGAACAATAGCAGAGCAGGCAGCTAGTGTCGTCCCTAGTACTAAAACCTCACTGATTTTGCGGTATGATGTCCAGTTCCAGTTGCAACGGCACGCCGGGCGTGGGTTGGAGAACCTGCACCTGCCCGGGAAGCGCCGCCGACAGCTTGGCCTCGAAGGACTGCGTCGTCCCCTGTTTGGAGATGACGGCGGCCAGGAGTCCGCCGGCGTCCACGTCGCCGTTGCTCATGGGGACCACGTACCTGGCTCGCAGCAGGCTGGCCAGGCGGACGGCGTCCTCCTGGCCGGAGACGAGGGTGAAGTTGGCCGGAAGCAGCTGCTTCACCACCGGCGTGATCACCACGTCCGCCTGCAGCTGCCGCCTCTTGtccgggaggaagaaggagctgtcGTCGTACACGCAGTGCGGCTCGTAGTAGAgtaggccgtggccaccgtcaTCTGCGCCGGCGATGAGGACGTAGCCGTTCTCGGGGCGCTGCCACGGCGGGCCCAGCACGGGGCCTGCGGTGGCCACCACCCGGAGCTGGGCGTTGACGGCGGTGGACTGGCCGGGCTCGAGGTAGGTGACGCGGCGGAAGGGCGTGGGCAGGGAGGCGAGCACCGGCTGCGCGTTGGGGGTGGTCACCACCGGCAGCTCCGGCGCCCGGGCGGACAGCTGCGTCAGCGTGCGGACGTGGCAGTGGTCGTCCAGGCTCTGCGTGATGAGCAGCAGCCCCGGCTCCAGCGCCAGGAGGTCGTCCACGCCCAGGGCCTTCACCTTGGGGTTCTTCTTCGCGCCGTCGAACAGCCATGGCGCGCCGAAGTCGAGGTTGCCGACGACCAGGGGGTCCACCAGGATGCGCATCGGAGAACTCTGGCCCTGGCCCTGCTGCTGCACCTCCCACACCCAGCTGTTGATCTCCAGATACGTCAGCTCGAGCGTCACCACCTTATTGCCCTTGCTGatggtcgacgacgacgaggagctaCTGCTGCTGGCTGCTACTATTGATGATGATCTTGTTGGATCTGGacgccggctccaagccaggcgacgatgatgatggcaaggagaagaagcagcgaCTGGCGCGGCGGTGGGGCTGGAGAGCACCTGgagccggccggccatggccatcatctgaaattctgaatccggcgatggagagagagagagagagagagtgagtggAGGAGAGGGGACTCTGCTCCAGCACGCAGCACCCACCAGAAAGAAAACTAGTGGTTGTGGCCTTGTCTGGGCTACGTgttccgtccgtccgtccgctTGCTTTTTCTTGGTCATCttggtcatcatcatcatgggcCTAGCTACAGGCCCGAATCGTGGGCCTCGGTGTCTGCATATAATGCTTATCTGATGCGTTTAGGTCAGTTTTGAAACTAAAGCTAATTCTAACAGCAAGCCCACCACAAGCCACTCTaaacaaaaattaaaataaacaTACAAATTACAATGTAGTTTAACATTGCGTTCTTATTTACCATTTCTTCACAATGCTCAGTTAACACTAGTTGTTAGCACCAGAAGAACCAAGTGAGGGACATGCGTCCAGTATTAAGGCATGAGCAATGCCCACGGCCTTTGGCGGCTTTCTTGCGGGCCTGGAACTGTCGCCTCCGGCCTCTTGTGGTCCTGCCTATTGGCACTTGGGGCTTTGCTTGTTGCCTGCATCTTGCTGCTTCCTGGTCCAGGCAGTTAACCCATCGACGGCCTGCGGTTGGATGCCCCTCCCTCCTGTTTGCTTGCTGCCTGCATCTTGCTGCCTGGTCCAGGCAGTTAAGCAAACAGGCCCTTGGAGCGTCGGCGCACGGGACCCTCTTCGCCCGCCTCCCATCAGACCTGTCTCCTGGTTCTCAAATGACGAGAAAATCACGGGttttttaataatgaaatgAGACTCTATATTCATTACTAACGACAATGTACTACATGAGAATATACTGTGTAATTTGGAGGTTAAAAAGGTTACTTGTTAATAATACTTTAGCAGCGAGGATGCTGCCAAGGATGGACGTGGTAGCGATATTAAACATTATCGCCTGCTGGAGCTGGTTGTTAAGGTCAGCTGTGCCGGGGTCAAATTAATCACATCACATCCAACCACATGCCTTTTCTCTCCAACGGAGACATCAAGCTCATAACTCACATGTTCATTAGCAATTAGCATGCTCATCTCATCTCATTAGCATGTTCATTAGCAATtaacaaaaaagagagaaaaaaaagcgAACTCATCAGGAGGTGGTGCCTGAGCTCACGCAATTGAATACGACGACATCTTAGCGCTAACTTATAACAGACTACAAGAGGAAgaggcttctcctcctcctctcctggcGAGGTTTCTGCTTCTCAGTCTTTCAGCCAAGCCAAGCAAAGCCCAGGcgttgctcttcctcctcctcctcccatccaTCCAAGGGAAGGGATGGGTGAGCCTGAGCCCGACGACGCCGTGCTCTTCGTCGGGGTGTCGCTCGTGCTGGGCATCGCctcccgccacctcctccgcggcACCCGCGTCCCCTACACCGTCGCCCTTCTCGTCCTCGGCGTCGCGCTCGGCTCCCTCGGTAAGAGATGCGATTCCATTCCCCCCCGCCCTTCTCTTCCCGTACCTGCAATTCAGTCACTCATCTGCTACAGTGATAGTAAATAGTAAATACACTCTGATCACCATGAACAATTCTCTCCTTTTACTTTCCTCGCCTTCCAGAGTACGGAACACACCATGGTCTAGGCAAACTTGGAGCTGGAATTCGTATCTGTAAGTTCCTAATTCATCCTAATAAATACTTCAATTCATTCCACATCTAGGCGAGGTAAGGTGATCTACCTGCTTTTCCTTCTCTTACTTAATTATTAGAGTTATCCTTCCAATAAAATTATTAAATTGCAGGGGCCAACATAAACCCTGACCTTCTGCTGGCTGTTTTTCTACCTGCACTCCTCTTTGAAAGCTCCTTCTCCATGGAAATACACCAAATAAAGGTACACACTCTCTGTTTATCCATGCACCATGGAAAGCCATTCTAGTTTGGAATTACGGTTCATAACTCCCTGGAAAAGCAGATTGCTATGAAAAAGCCACTAATTAGTCTTATAAATTCTGTTGTGTGGGGTTCTCAATCTGTTGGGATACCTCCTGTATCTTGTGTAGTGCTGTATACTCAACCTGCAGCTGATGCATCATATTTGGTCCTCTGTTATCACCGCTTCTAATAAATAATAATGCTGGCTATGGATCTCTTCTGCTGTGATTTTCTTTAGTAGTCCACATATGTTTGTTGAGTGTAGACTACAATGCTTATTTTGCAGAGATGTATGGCACAAATGGTGTTACTTGCTGGACCCGGCGTTCTAATATCAACATTTTTACTTGGCGCTGCTGTAAAGGTATGTGCTTAGAGAGATGATGAGACATTATTTAATATATCCCAATGCTTCCTAACTGGTGTCCCACAGCTCACTTTTCCTTACAACTGGAGCTGGAAAATATCATTGTTACTTGGTGGACTGCTTAGTGCAACTGATCCTGTTGCTGTGGTTGCACTGCTAAAAGAACTTGGAGCAAGTAAAAAGCTCAGTACAATCATTGAGGGTGAATCCTTAATGAATGATGGGTAAGCTACTtgaacaaaattgtgcaatcaGTAGTATTGGACTCTGGAAGAGGGTATGGAGATGAACACTATAAACTGGAGTTCCTGTTCTAGTCACTACTAGGTCGAAAAAATATCCATGCTAAAACTAAATTTGAAAGTATTTGCAGAATCGTGCTAAAAACCAAAGCTGCCAAAGCTTTTATAGTCAATAGTCATATTAGAAACTGTCACACTATTTATATAAGTTAAAATCCGAAATTCAAGATTTTGTTAACTATGCACCGTCCTTATTTGAGCATACAGGACACCCTTGACTAGTTGCTATGGAATTCATTCTCCTCATTGTATGTATTAGTCATATTGGGGTAATGTGGTATATTAAGGATACCTCAAAATATTAAAATTTCAAGTTCAGTTATGAAATCTATAAGAGCTTCAATCATCCTAAATAACCACAAATTCTACAGGACTGCTATTGTTGTCTATCAGCTGTTCTATCGAATGGTGCTTGGAAGAACCTTTGATGCTGGCGCAATAATAAAGTTCCTGTCAGAAGTTTCACTTGGAGCGTATGTGGGATTTCTTTATTAAATTCAAAGTGAATTATATGTCTATGTGCTTAtaattctaattagtatcttcTTTGACCAGTGTTGCTCTGGGCCTTGCATTCGGAATCGTATCAGTACTGTGGTTGGGATTTATTTTTAATGATACAATCATAGAGATTGCGCTTACTCTTGCTGTCAGCTATA
This sequence is a window from Setaria italica strain Yugu1 chromosome III, Setaria_italica_v2.0, whole genome shotgun sequence. Protein-coding genes within it:
- the LOC101768917 gene encoding uncharacterized protein LOC101768917, with protein sequence MMAMAGRLQVLSSPTAAPVAASSPCHHHRRLAWSRRPDPTRSSSIVAASSSSSSSSSTISKGNKVVTLELTYLEINSWVWEVQQQGQGQSSPMRILVDPLVVGNLDFGAPWLFDGAKKNPKVKALGVDDLLALEPGLLLITQSLDDHCHVRTLTQLSARAPELPVVTTPNAQPVLASLPTPFRRVTYLEPGQSTAVNAQLRVVATAGPVLGPPWQRPENGYVLIAGADDGGHGLLYYEPHCVYDDSSFFLPDKRRQLQADVVITPVVKQLLPANFTLVSGQEDAVRLASLLRARYVVPMSNGDVDAGGLLAAVISKQGTTQSFEAKLSAALPGQVQVLQPTPGVPLQLELDIIPQNQ